ctgtgcacttttttacttttcacaaaatctcattctgtatgatttataagcgttttgaaaaatggggacatggggtaatgtcctcatgagtcaccctctccttgtaatacctatgtcatacccatgtcattatacaaatttgtgtcctgatatgtcacaaacacacacacacacacacacacacacacacacacacacacacacacacacacacacacacacacggcaaGACTCCATTTGAAATGCAGTATTTAATGTGTATGTCTGTAAAGGCTGGTTTATGCAGAGTAAACATTCTCAAACCAAACTTAAACATTTGGTGTTTTTTGGAAAGTAACAATCTGATACTTGAGGAATAAGCAAATTAATTATGCTCTGTTGAATGTTGAATGTACAGTTGAATGTTTTATGTATGTTAGAACTCATTTTACCAATATTCAGGTTTTCTCTTGGTTATAgtttctttaaagggatagttcacccaaaaattaaaattctgtcatcatttactcaacaagttgttcaaaatctgtatgaatttcaaaagaaaatgggtaaccaaacagttgatgggccccaatTACTTAAGtagtatggggaaaaaaatactatggatgTCAATATGGCCcataaactgtttggttacccattttctttaaaatatcttcttttgtgttcagcagaagaaataaattcatgcaggtttggaacaacttgagggtgagtaaatgatgacagaattttcatttttgggtgaactattcctttaatattGGGCTTTCCGATAAATGTCACCATTTGATTGGTATTTAAAAAATAGCACCCAACaatatcaatcaatcaatcaatttatttattgcataatacattttgtttgaaTGATTATCTATCAAATGCACTCTCTCCAGTGaggaaaaacaagacaaaagtaATACTTAAAATAACAACTGTGAATatttactactactaataatagaTAAATATTAGTAAATAAATAGTACATATTCATAACTACAtagattataattattaattttatgtcTTTGTTGTTGTAGTCAACCAATTATTGTGTTATTTGTGtcaaaaacaataattaaaataggTGACTAATTAAATTGGTTCattaatgtaacatttacaTATGTATTATTTGTTGTGATTACAGAATATCAGGCAACCTCTAGTGTGTTAACATCATTGAATGCACTATTAGCATTAccatgctttttatttatttatttatttatttatttattgggcGCTTCAGCTTGTCAAATTGCTTTCCCACTATGCAGGATTATATCAGGTGATGTCATCGGACATTGTACATTATAAAGCGCAGATGTGTGGAGCACAGCCAGTCCTAATAACATCACTCTCAAAAACTCTATAAATGGAGAATTTCCCATAAGTTATATGGACGCCAGAGTACTCAGTGTTCTTCAAGAGATTATTCTGATGTGTTTTGTCAGGTGTGAACGTGATGCTGCGTAAGATTGCGGTCGCAGCAGCGTCAAAGCCATCCGTGGAGATTACCCAGGATGGAGAGACACTCTCAATCAAGACCTCCACCTCTGTGAGGACCACCCATGTCAACTTCACAGTTGGACATGAGTTTAATGAGGCCACTGTGGATGGACGTCCCTGCACGGTAAATACACACCCATATAAAAACACTTCAGACGTCATCCAACATTTGTCTatctgtgttttctttttccaaAACATTCAAAAGACCGAGAACCTATGTCTGTGTTTGTAATCTGATGTGGACTCAATCACACCCTCCATCTCAGAGGAGCTATCAAACTGGATACACACCCATTCCTTCAACCTCCACCTCTGGAACTCACATTCTCATGGGCACTGATCTGTTTCTCACTCATTCTCTCTTTTTTACAGTCACACATTAAAACAGACCAAAGAAAAGACCAGCCCTTTACATATTTGTCTGTCTCTGTTTCCCTCAGAGCTTTCCTCGCTGGGAAACAGACAGCAAGATTAGTTGTGAACAGACTTTGCAGAAGGGCGAGGGTCCAAAAACCTCATGGACCAGGGAGATAACTAATGACGGCGAACTGATTCTGGTAAGATTCATTCCTATTATTATATGTTATCCTCGTGACTCTTAAACACACATTggtctttgatcatattttttcttttaatagtCTTTTTCCTGCTTTTTTGCAGACCATGACCGCAGACGATGTGGTGTGCACAAGAGTTTATATCAGAGAGTGAAAGTATGAGGAAAAAGGAAGAATATCCATCCAGATCACTCTCTTTCCTCATTAACCACATTGACTGTGATTTTATATCATCTATTTCCTTTCTTCCTCATCTCTTCTTTCATGCTTTTTTGTTGACAATGTATTTGAATAATACATCAGAGAGCCATGCAAATAATTCATGTGAGGTTCCAGAAATCCAAGCAATTTAATTGGGCCCTGATTGGTCATTTAACAAATACATCATTTGGGCTCAAAAGCACTTTTGAGGGTTGGTCTCCACATAGATGAAGACCTGGAAAGCTTGGAAATCAGCCTTTGGTAATACAGTCCATAATCACCACTggaaaaatattattagaaaagGTGCAGTTACATTTATCGTAGttcgcaaaacttttgcaaaCAAAATCCAGACAGCTACACGATTGAGGATTCACAGCATTAAACAATGGAAAGgagcttggtttgaaagtgaattGTGTGAGCTATGACAACAGACAATGGATGTTTTTTGCCTGCAAAAGTATGTGAATGTAACCGCACCTTAAGAATTACGTCAATGTACGGTATGCCTTCGGAAAATGATATGTTTGTAGTTTAGTCcatcagttttttttatttttatctcctCAGTTGACCCTTTGCTAAGCTCCGTCTTAAAATGTTACTGACCAATCCTACTTTAGCAACTGTTGCCATCCTCCATTTTCTTAAACAGGCTTTTGGTCTCTAACACTATGGAGAATCTGTGTGTTTGGATagtttttaaattcaatttttcattgtGAGATGTTTTAGCCTCTATTCTGATGTGCTGTTGCCAAAGTTTACATGTTACAGCATAATTTAACAAtttgtttaaagaaaaatgGCTGATAaaatgcttttcatcttcaattCATTCCAGCATTCCAGCCTGTTTAAGGACAAAATCCAATCAATATTCAATCAACATTTCACTCAAAATCCTGCCGTTCATGGAAATCTCCAATTCATTCCTATGTGACGTTCTGTAAATCTTGTCTGAATAAGCAACAGTTCCAAAGGGTCAATTCTGATTAGAAACCTCTGAATCTTCAATCCCAGTCTTCTCTTTTCCTCCttaatttttgtatatattttaaaaaaacctgaatctgaagtttcatcaaaaacacttttttttatatatataaacaatttcAGCAATCATTACATATTTCTGTGCATGAACAATAAAGATTACTGCCAAGAgtatgtgtttttctgtcattcAGTAGCATTTATCCACACAGAAGCTTAGTGGTTGTTCCATGATGTCAATGgaataaatgattttatttcaaaataagaaattatagaAATGCATTGACCTTTATAACAAACCCACCCTCTTTCTCACTctcttttctcactcagacatACTGGTGGGTTCACATCTTATTTTAGTATTTCTGCCAGCTGGCTGTAACTAGAATAACTTGTCTGTCCCTCTCCACCCTCTCCCTGATTTTTCCATCTCAGTCTTTCTTTCTCATCACTGTCACTCTCTGTTTCTCTGGTTCCTGTCTTTCAGCTCTCCGTTTTGCAAGACCCTACACTTCTAATTCACGAATCACTGTTCAAATGAATGGAATGTAAATGTATTGTAATGTAAAAATGGATGGAAAACACCCACAAGTCATCAAAGAAATTTCCCCAGTAACCTGATCTTCCACTCAAAACATTAACATTTCCATCACCACATCGAGGATGTGCAGAACAGTGTCGACCAAGGGTCATTTATTGGAAGCTAAGTTAGCGAATGGGATAAAgctgttaaataaaatagatCCAGGCAAAGAAGCCAGCTATCCATTCCGAGCAGGAAATGCCAGTCGGATTACAAGGTGAAGATTAACGGCAGATGTGCTTAACAAGGAGCAAGATCATAAGAGGGAATGGAAACTCGGGgccaaaaaattaaatgaggaccaacatacatgcatatacatatatactgtatatctatAATACACAGTACATCCATCTAGGACAGTTAAGAACATAAATATAGAAATTAATATACATAATCGCAcctacaaagaaaaacaaaggtAGGAATAGAGGTGATGCTGGAATGTGGAAAGGTTTAGGGGTGATGCCTGCAGCTGTACTTGGTTACTGTGTGACCCTAATAAAACCAACCCCTCTCTACCTCCTGCCCCTATAAAAGACCCCAAATAACTGGCTCTCCTTCCTCCTTTATTACCCCCTGGGGCAGTAAAAAGCAGCTGTCTCTCTCCTCTCGAAAACCACCCGCACATTTGCACACATATGAAACCAAACATGCACATTCTTTAGGACCTTCACATGTACCATCAAACGCTTTGGCCACTGTGAGCACAGACCATAAAaccgcacacatacacacacgctcACATATGCGAGTGCCCACAGCCAGTAATGGGCCCTAATGTGCCAGAAACACTCACATATTTTGGTCATTAACTTCAAAGGAACACAAGCAGATAGTCTAATAtctcataaacacacacatatatgctgATTTTGCCCAGCTTTGTGCAGGGCAGGTAAATCTGGAAAGACAATCTCTTCCCAGCATCTATTCTGTTTGCTCTGGATTTGGCTGGCAGGCAATTTGATaagcatcacacacacacacacacacacacttttgcaATTACAAACATGAAAATTACATCCAGCATAACTCAATAGTGACTAATTTCAAAGACATTCAAGAGCAGACTTCTGACTCTAGACTctgggtgcatctcaataagctctctagttcagtagtcttttattttattcaaatttcacaatttttacattttgcaagTACAATCTGAAACACAGCAGTAACCCTGAGTatagtagtcagggcactgatcagggagtcggccattgTAAGGGCTGTTTTAATCACAAAATCCTTCCAGTGCACTAAAACAttgaaaaccagggagcatcaGTGATACCAGCAGTGACATTGTACAGTGAGGATGTTGTCATGTCACCATCTGTGCGTAATGAGCCAGGGTCCTTATACTTTCCTTACCTGTGCCTTAATTTATGTACACAACATACTGATTCATGACCTAGGAAGCTaaggagctgattgagacgcaccatATGAAAatctacaaaataaataaataaataaataacattatttatatatttgtgtgtgtgtgctaatGATTTATAtctctttttttaacatttacatcTGTGGCATCATTTCCACCACACTGAACAATTTTGCCtctaaattttattaaatatagttaattagttagaaattttattctaaaaattaattctaaaaaattattttattctaaAACTTAGAAATTTTATTCTAAAAATTGAAAAACTTAGTCATTAGTTCAGTCCTGACTCGAGTGTCACAAGAtcattcataaatcattctaatatgtagATCtgatgttcaagaaacattttttgttattatcagggttaaaaacagttgtgctgcttaatttcttttgttctagcagaaagttcaaaagaagaacatttatttgaaatagaaatttttcgagtttgagcgcagaatcttgagacatgtggtcttcacctcacagccagtggaaaagaatcaggacgggacttgggcagaaatcatgttcatggatgacattattaacgttattgtagtatgaagcagtgCAGGGCCGAGTGATGTTGGAGCTGAATGAggctgctggagcgattgctaatgagagacgaatGTGAAACGTCTCGcgagcagtggagcttttattatgccacagtcgctgcttccgcttcttccgatCAAGCGTGTGAGGTAacacagcgctgtttatcatattagatacatttgactgttgaaaatgatgttataacataACTCTGAGCGTTCGTTCGGcggcacactgcagtaagctagatcgatattagaatatcatattaataaatgctgggtggcttgtgttgataaatggcatgcaatttattttaaaacgtattgtatgatggagaaaatgctttATTACTTAGCTACtcgacaaaatagtgtttttctctgaggcatggtaaagcatggtactctcggaaaatcaagaaaactagatttaaacaataaaactaaacCTATTGAGctatataatttgttttctgtctataaatgtaaccaaacagttgttccatTGTCTAATagaacatgtaatatattaaagcatctttggtgtttccatggtttctacaaaataaaaccgaggGTAACACGGGTATGACGCCGTTGACAGGCGTCaattctcacgatttacaaatagttggaaacatttgggatattgtaaatactcaactgaacaaaatatataacactggcctagtggttattggatattttactgcaaaaatcttacatattgtgcctttaatcaatttattgcatctttgctgaataaaagtattagtttctttaaaataataataaaatcttacTGTCTTACTGGCCTacatatattttcataaaaaaatccaCAAACCCACTAAATTCCCTTACCAACAGTGATGTTGTTAGTAACAACACTTTAAAACTCACTCTAATCTCTCATACCATTTTTTACTGAAGAAAGACTTGTAGCTGtaaataattttgtgtgtgGCATATAGACAAATCATGGGATGTGAGCTTGTGATACTCAAACTATGAGCTGGCTGTCATACAACGTCAGATCTTAATCTCAGTTGTTGAAAGATAACAGATATATCAGATCCATGTTAAATCTGACAGCACGGTGTGATTTGGATCAGATTTATGCATGTAAATATATGGACAGACAGTTGggtatgataatattttgtgcCCTGCAGCAAAGACTGCACAGGACATTGTGAAAGATAGAAAGATTTATATGACTGCATGTGCGTATGTTTGTGCATGCTGGCAAAAACCATTTGTCAAAGACACAGTGGCAACAGAGAGGAAAACTGAAGCGGAGGGTGTGTGTGCAGAAACTGTGTGGGCACAGAGTTTCCCAAGTATGACATGTacaagcgtgtgtgtgtgtcaaacaGTTAATAGTGAGAAACAGCCCGCAGACAACACACTCCAAAAGGCCCTGTGGGCTTAATGCAAAGCATTATGGGTCAAACCAACTATTGTCACCTTACAGCTGATTGGTGGATCACAGCTGGCCCTGATCCATGAACCTCGAGGGCAGTCTGTGAGATTCTTAtgcaaacacacaaatgtaAACAGGGTTAAGATCGACAAATATGTTTTTCACACCCATCACTCTACATATTTTGCTTGCGCACACCAGAGGCAATTCATACACAACTACGCACATGCACTTGGGCATTTACttccagcagaaaaaaacaaaccgTCTAAAACATTTCTCACAGTGGTGCTGACTCAAAGTGAGCTGGCGGTGAAGATTCCAAGATTCCAGACGTGCGGAAAGAGTGAGTCCCGCACGGAGGTGTGGAGAGCAGAATCACACGGAAACAGTCGCATCTCATGGCCAGGCTTCTAGGTCAACTGTCAGTTTAAAAGAATATTCTGGGTTCAGGACAAGTTTAGTTCAATCGACAGCATTTCTGGCATAATGTTGATGTTGAAGCTttacatttctgcttttaaatcttaaaaaacaTATCCCTATTCACTTccattgcaacttttttttcatatattttatgaacaataaagataactatagAGGAGTTAAAATTACCTTTCGTAGTAATCAACATTTATGCTGCAAATGTTGTTGGCTGAGCTTAAGTTGTATTGAACCCAAAATATTCCTTTAGGCCTCTGTAAAGAGACTGAGGACATGTGCAACAGTTTGGCAAAGTGTCCCTTTTGCAACACAATTTGAAGAGAGCATACTCCGAAAATAGGCTCAGATCCCTTGCAGTATTTGCAGCGCGAATAACATATAGGGAAAATTACAGATGCCCGAAAGGGTAGATGAGATCAGCAGACATTACCAAAAGATCACAGCACTGACCCCAGAGACTCACTGTGGTTTTTATAGGGTAAGATATCATTACATGGAGCTCAACACATGAATTGGGAGAGTGCATACAATAATAAGGTGACTATTTGGCTAAGTTCACACAGTCAGCATTTGGGGTTGAcatcaatttttaattttaagtctTAAACTGTCCTGTTCACCCAACAACTTGCATACAGTATTCGAGTTGCTGAATGATTAATTGATGTCAGCcctatttgtttttttcattctcACACTGGAAACGCAACATGATTCACAAACCAAGTCGAGGTGCAGGACAGTGAGTTCATCCACCAATTAACCGACAGCTGTGTTTATGGAGTGCAACAGTGCCAGTCTCCTTTTTCAGCGGCGCTGGTTccaaaagtatttttttcattcattttttttccatagggattttaaaatagtctttgttaaagagttataagccatgaaccaagccaATCAGTTACAAGGTGAATCACAAcactacaaactttgatttaaagcaaaaatgattttgaaaatctgacaaaaagaCAACGGTACAAGACTTTGTACTTAACGGttttagtgagggaaagaacaacaatcccatgaagcagcATTGCGAACAGCATAATCAAATTAATAACAATGGAGAAATATTAAACTACTCATTtacaaatgttgattatatgtataaaaacaatatattttacatgtattgcaatgtgtgtgtgtgtgtgtgtgtgtgtatatatatatatatatatataatggtggtcagaattattggcacccttggtaaatatgatcaaagatgactgtaaaaataaatctgcattgtttatccttttgatctttaattcataaaattagcaaaaatctaacctttcattgaaggaaaacaattgaaagtgggggaaaatcacattatgaaataaatgtttttctccaaaacacgttggccacaattattggcacccctagaatttttaatgagtaaaatatctctgaagtatatttgcattcatatttacattttttttagcacaccagggtgatcatgaacatgaaattgtccagccattacttcctgttccacaggagtataaacatgtgGAAACataaaggccaaattcccttaatcattcatcacaatgagtaaaaccaaagaatatagttcagcattgtgcagcaaaagattgttgagcttcacaaaatggctgtaagaaaatagctaaagcattgaaaatccccatttctaCCAtaagggcaataattaagaagttccaatcaactaaagatgttacaaatctgcctgaaaggtagtgaggaggaaagtttgagagGTCAAAGACTTTCCAaagatcacagctggagaattgcagagattagttgagtcttgagtctcagaaagcctaaaaaaattatcaaacagcacctacatccccacaagttgttcgggagggtttcaagaaaaatcctcagCTCGCATCTAGAAACAATCTCcggcatattcagttgtcagacaaaactgaaacttcaaacgggaccagcttctatggtcagatgaaactaaaaaaaagcttttcagcagcaaacccaccagatgggtttggtgcacacatgggtaaaaagtaccccatgctcACAGTTacatatactgctggatcttaatgttgtgggcctattttgcTGGAAGTCCtagacatcttgttcagatacatagTATCATgaattctatcaaataccaacagataaaaaatcaaaacctgaccgcttctgctagaaatccaataatgggccatggttggatcttccatcaggacaatgatccaaaacaaacatcaaaaccaacacaaaaatgtgtcactgagcacaaaatgaagcttctgccatggccatctcagtcccctgacctgaaccctaaagaaaatgagtgacgtgaactgaagagaagaagcaccaacatggagctggagtctgaaggatctggagagattctgtatgaaggaatggtctctgatctcttgtcaggtgttctccaaactcatcaggcattatagaagactcagagctgttatcttggcaaaaggaggtattgaataaaagggtgccgataattgtggccaacgtgttttggagaaaaacatttatttcataatgtgatttccccccactttcaattattttccttcaatgaaaggttagatttttgctaattttatgaattaaagatcaaaaggataaacaatgcagatttatttttacagtcatctttgatcatatttaccaagggtgccaataattctgaccaccactatatatatatatatatgggcttgacattaacttttttgctcaccagccactgtggctagtggttttccaaagttactagccactcaccATTTTCACTAGCCATTTCACAtggataccatggggaaaactgCTATATacgt
The sequence above is drawn from the Megalobrama amblycephala isolate DHTTF-2021 linkage group LG13, ASM1881202v1, whole genome shotgun sequence genome and encodes:
- the crabp2a gene encoding cellular retinoic acid-binding protein 2a gives rise to the protein MDRKIPDFAGTWKMKSSENFEELLKALGVNVMLRKIAVAAASKPSVEITQDGETLSIKTSTSVRTTHVNFTVGHEFNEATVDGRPCTSFPRWETDSKISCEQTLQKGEGPKTSWTREITNDGELILTMTADDVVCTRVYIRE